In one window of Photorhabdus laumondii subsp. laumondii DNA:
- a CDS encoding Ig-like domain-containing protein — MNDEQAPKEAKTLNWLSSEKTETADKPIDIGVSAIQDGYLLHGVNIIFTLDNQSMVFKENNDRKIIKGTGVLGKVSVEIISTDSTPCQGNVYACLEDDTEIEAPPLQVEFTVAPQSVAVLNLDLEKNNAWTKGADENKVVATVYDRLGNGIKNQEITFYADSGATVVPSSGMTDKDGKITASIQSSRAGEVILMAQAGAIEKAIAMCFTYNPYQLKIIEFPAVLYSFSSGIIAGYLYKNGVGEPNVTIGVSMGSYLSLSDQDKHMTTDKNGYFSFRVSSSYSRGYSPHNHVPPMSEFSSVYISCIDGRVYSQAWIELTPGLY, encoded by the coding sequence ATGAATGACGAACAAGCACCAAAAGAGGCTAAAACATTAAATTGGCTATCAAGTGAAAAAACGGAAACTGCGGATAAACCGATAGATATCGGTGTAAGCGCAATCCAGGATGGTTATTTATTGCATGGGGTGAATATAATTTTCACGTTAGATAATCAATCTATGGTATTTAAAGAGAATAATGATCGTAAAATTATAAAAGGTACAGGAGTACTGGGTAAGGTATCAGTTGAAATAATCTCTACTGATTCAACTCCGTGTCAAGGGAATGTGTATGCTTGCTTGGAAGATGATACTGAAATAGAAGCCCCTCCTCTCCAGGTCGAGTTTACTGTTGCTCCTCAATCGGTGGCAGTGCTTAATCTTGACTTAGAAAAAAATAATGCATGGACTAAGGGTGCCGATGAGAATAAGGTAGTTGCAACGGTGTATGATCGGTTGGGTAATGGAATTAAAAACCAAGAAATAACCTTCTATGCAGATAGTGGAGCAACAGTAGTTCCGTCGTCGGGGATGACAGATAAAGATGGTAAGATAACGGCGTCAATACAATCTAGTCGTGCTGGTGAAGTGATACTAATGGCACAAGCGGGAGCTATTGAAAAGGCTATAGCTATGTGTTTCACGTATAATCCATATCAGTTAAAGATTATAGAATTTCCGGCTGTGCTGTATTCATTTTCAAGCGGTATTATAGCTGGATATTTATATAAGAATGGCGTAGGTGAACCTAATGTCACTATAGGAGTATCTATGGGATCTTATCTGTCATTGAGTGATCAAGACAAGCATATGACTACCGATAAAAATGGCTATTTTAGCTTTAGAGTTTCTTCTTCTTATTCTCGGGGGTATTCGCCTCATAATCATGTACCTCCCATGAGTGAATTTTCATCGGTGTATATAAGTTGTATTGATGGGAGGGTATATTCTCAAGCGTGGATAGAATTAACCCCAGGGCTATATTAG